The following proteins come from a genomic window of Candidatus Thiodiazotropha sp. CDECU1:
- a CDS encoding SGNH/GDSL hydrolase family protein, protein MEQILIYSDSLTWGIIPNTRKRLVFEKRWPGVFENALLKEGKRVRVVENCLNGRRTAWPDPFKNGRNGSEGLSEVIEMNSPLRLVILMLGTNDFQCTHENDAWLSAQGTAKLVNIIRLSPVEPGMPIPKVLIIAPPRITEPKGAIANKFKGAEKRCIGLAGELEKVAEEMSAIYFDAGSVTQASVVDGIHLDEPQHEILGKAVAQIVIGEKIY, encoded by the coding sequence ATGGAGCAGATACTCATATATTCAGACAGTCTCACATGGGGGATCATCCCCAATACGCGAAAGCGGCTGGTATTTGAAAAGCGCTGGCCCGGGGTGTTCGAGAACGCTCTTCTGAAGGAGGGTAAGAGGGTCAGGGTTGTTGAGAATTGCCTAAATGGGCGCAGAACCGCATGGCCTGATCCATTCAAGAACGGGAGAAACGGCTCGGAGGGGTTATCAGAAGTCATCGAAATGAACTCTCCTTTGAGGCTTGTGATTCTCATGCTGGGCACAAATGATTTTCAGTGCACACATGAGAACGATGCGTGGCTTTCCGCTCAAGGAACAGCAAAGCTTGTGAACATAATCAGGCTATCTCCCGTTGAACCCGGTATGCCTATACCGAAAGTGCTGATAATCGCACCGCCGCGTATTACAGAACCCAAAGGCGCTATCGCTAATAAATTCAAGGGTGCGGAGAAGCGCTGTATTGGATTGGCCGGCGAGCTTGAGAAAGTAGCTGAAGAAATGTCCGCAATCTACTTCGATGCGGGTTCAGTCACACAAGCCAGCGTAGTTGATGGGATCCACCTTGATGAACCACAACATGAAATATTGGGAAAAGCCGTCGCACAGATAGTCATAGGTGAAAAAATCTACTAG
- a CDS encoding protein kinase domain-containing protein yields the protein MKPKKIGRFQVGEQLGVGNQGTVYLCHDSQLERKVAIKLLNKSLQESAFQDEARAASKLQHANIVSIYEAGEHQQVPYLVFEYAQGDLLKDLINGQPLELGDALQIFQGLLEGMSQAHKAGIVHRDLKPANIVINKEKVPKIMDFGIARQLSEARGPDQQLIGTPRYLAPEYIQKGEVGPQADVFALGLILDEMLTGMPVFSGHKQQIVIDAILKLEVKPPSQFNSAVDEKLDSFILKSLEKDPVLRYSDATEMLQTFNEMRGNKGEKLSVEEDASGTVEFLLRRMKRKSDFPALSQSVRSINAMADASNKDVNQMAGVIVNDFALTNKILKVVNSAYYGRFSGRIGTVSRAVVVLGTQAIRSLAASLIFFEHIENKQQAEHLRELVSSAMFRATLAHKVAGEIDQAEAEAYFLTGLLNDLGKLLVAFYLPDESKEIERSIKVEGKEAVAAQHAVLGVSYEKIGIEIAGQWNFPKSLIDSMKCWQGEHKPVNRLERRRLVTAFADDAMTAMVESGLDDTSAMEAITKKYAKGLNITNKQVSRFATQSIDEFQEIAKAISSDISDQFVKKLTAKSEDLQSHKGVEKSKPKGIDKDGLGETQILDEEGTQTVETTEAGVAAPTTPEDAETLLMDGLQEVTGMLVGNHSVSEIFNVVLETMYRAVGFQRVVLALLDRKRGEMVGRLGFGDTAEEFVKLFHFPTTYKVDVFHGALKNAVDVYIADTTEDKIQADIPEWYKKISSAGSFLLFPLVVNNRAVGLIYADHSSPRGLEIDKKRLNLLKSLRNQIVLAVRS from the coding sequence CCTAAAAAGATCGGGCGATTTCAGGTTGGTGAACAACTTGGCGTGGGCAACCAGGGTACTGTCTATCTCTGCCATGACAGCCAGCTGGAGCGCAAGGTTGCGATAAAACTGCTCAACAAGTCGTTGCAGGAGTCAGCATTTCAGGATGAGGCCCGGGCCGCGAGCAAGCTCCAGCATGCCAATATCGTCTCCATCTATGAGGCAGGTGAGCACCAGCAGGTCCCCTATCTGGTGTTCGAATATGCGCAAGGCGATCTGCTCAAGGATCTTATCAATGGCCAGCCTCTGGAACTGGGTGATGCGCTGCAGATCTTTCAAGGCCTGCTGGAAGGTATGAGTCAGGCCCACAAGGCCGGTATCGTGCATCGGGATCTGAAACCGGCGAATATCGTTATCAACAAGGAGAAGGTGCCGAAGATCATGGACTTCGGTATCGCCCGCCAGCTCTCCGAAGCCAGGGGACCGGATCAGCAGCTCATCGGCACCCCCCGTTACCTTGCCCCGGAGTATATCCAGAAGGGCGAGGTCGGGCCCCAGGCGGATGTGTTTGCCCTGGGGCTGATTCTGGATGAGATGCTCACCGGTATGCCGGTCTTCAGTGGCCATAAGCAGCAGATCGTTATCGACGCAATACTCAAGCTGGAGGTCAAACCACCCTCCCAGTTCAACTCGGCAGTGGATGAGAAGCTCGACAGTTTTATCCTCAAATCCCTCGAAAAAGATCCTGTGTTGCGCTATAGCGATGCAACCGAGATGTTGCAGACCTTCAATGAGATGCGGGGCAACAAAGGGGAAAAGCTGAGTGTCGAAGAGGACGCCAGCGGTACCGTGGAGTTTCTGCTGCGGCGCATGAAAAGGAAGAGTGATTTTCCCGCCTTGTCCCAGTCGGTGCGAAGTATCAATGCCATGGCCGATGCCAGCAACAAGGATGTGAATCAGATGGCGGGGGTCATCGTTAATGATTTTGCCCTCACCAACAAGATCCTGAAGGTGGTCAACTCCGCCTACTATGGACGCTTTTCCGGCAGAATCGGAACCGTGTCCCGGGCAGTGGTGGTTCTGGGTACACAAGCCATACGCTCCCTGGCGGCCTCGTTGATCTTTTTCGAACATATCGAAAACAAGCAGCAGGCCGAACACCTTCGGGAGTTGGTCTCTTCGGCAATGTTTCGGGCAACCCTGGCGCATAAGGTGGCGGGTGAGATCGACCAGGCCGAAGCCGAGGCCTATTTCCTCACCGGTCTGTTGAACGACCTGGGTAAACTGCTGGTGGCTTTCTATCTGCCTGACGAGTCCAAGGAGATTGAACGCTCGATCAAGGTGGAGGGAAAGGAAGCAGTCGCGGCACAGCATGCGGTATTGGGTGTGAGTTATGAAAAGATCGGTATCGAGATCGCCGGGCAGTGGAATTTCCCCAAGTCGCTGATCGATAGCATGAAGTGCTGGCAGGGCGAGCATAAACCCGTGAATCGATTGGAGCGCAGGCGTCTGGTCACTGCCTTCGCCGATGATGCCATGACGGCGATGGTCGAATCGGGGCTCGACGACACATCCGCCATGGAGGCCATCACAAAGAAATATGCCAAGGGCCTCAATATCACAAACAAGCAGGTGAGTCGTTTCGCAACCCAGTCCATCGATGAGTTTCAGGAGATTGCGAAGGCGATATCGAGTGACATATCGGATCAATTCGTAAAAAAACTCACGGCCAAATCGGAGGATCTGCAATCCCACAAGGGGGTGGAAAAAAGCAAACCCAAAGGGATAGACAAAGATGGCCTGGGTGAAACCCAGATCCTGGATGAAGAGGGGACCCAGACAGTCGAAACCACTGAGGCAGGTGTTGCTGCCCCAACAACCCCGGAAGACGCCGAAACCCTGCTCATGGATGGCCTGCAGGAGGTGACGGGCATGCTGGTGGGTAACCATAGTGTGTCCGAGATATTTAACGTAGTGCTCGAAACCATGTATCGGGCGGTGGGTTTTCAGCGAGTCGTATTGGCGTTACTGGATCGCAAGCGGGGTGAGATGGTGGGCCGGTTGGGTTTTGGCGATACCGCCGAAGAGTTCGTCAAGTTATTCCACTTCCCCACGACCTACAAAGTGGATGTGTTTCACGGGGCATTGAAGAATGCCGTCGATGTCTATATTGCCGATACCACCGAAGACAAGATCCAGGCTGATATTCCCGAATGGTATAAGAAGATCTCCAGCGCCGGATCGTTTCTGCTCTTTCCGCTGGTAGTCAACAACAGGGCGGTGGGTTTGATCTACGCGGATCACTCCAGCCCCCGCGGTCTGGAGATCGATAAAAAGAGGCTCAATCTGCTGAAGTCGCTCAGGAATCAGATTGTATTGGCGGTGAGGTCCTAG